The Solea senegalensis isolate Sse05_10M linkage group LG12, IFAPA_SoseM_1, whole genome shotgun sequence DNA segment CCACTCTCAacttaagccccttttccacctgaGGTCCCAGCTCGCTTTGGCACGGCAGGTATGGATTGGTTTTCCACCACGATGTaatacctcctcaacgtgggcggagtcatcgctgcacggctgcgtgaaactgccgtgacttcgttttacacacaAACGCGTGACGAGTGACttataaagcagttgttttcagtgtaactgaatcgttagaatcagttcattaaaactatgtgttcagtacttcctccattaccagagcacagactccgtctgaggCAGGGTttgtgctgtcgctaaatacaccagactcctctgttaaacactgagattttagacatttccatggTAATTGTAGGAGAtcaacccacgtttttagggttgttaagtctttttaactgatctacagttcaccATTGTTtagcttgattcttgtgttggacgtcctGCTCATGCCTTTTCCTGTGACGGCAAtcggaccaatcagtggctggcagtctggcgGCGTCATCGCCTCAGCtggcttggaacctcgccagaacTGAGATggtaaaaaagtaccaggtactatgctagagGACACACGCCAATAGTGACTGATGCCCAGTCACCGTAACATTATTTCCTACCTTCCTCATGTTACAGGTGATTTCCCTCAGAAtcctgtatatatactgtatagtaaTCCATTTCAACATCAACACAAACTGCAAACTCCTCAATccaaaaaggtttatttctaAATCGGAGAGTGTGACGACAGTAACGTGGAGACGGTGGTGATGCGGTATGGAGGgcaaaagctgctgctgttgtttttgagtTTATTAAAAACCCAGAAAGTGTATCCTCTCATGGTTCTGCTATTGTTGAAATGTAGCGAGCCTTGTTTCCGTCAGAAGACACAAACAATTacagatgaaatgaaatgataattTTGGTCACATTCAGCTTTAAATCCGTGTTTCTCGTGTCTGATATTGATCTGCCTCATTTATGAACTTTGACCTTTTGTGTTTCATGGCACATCAAACCATTAGTATTCTCAGTGAGAGTTACTACATAGAGGAGCgtcatttaaaatacatgaTGTGAAAAACACTGAGATAATGGAATTGGTGTCATGCACCAGTACTGAATTTGACCTTCGTCTGACACGTTCAAATCTATTTCCTTATGGGTTACATATTTCATGAGCTACATGAGGTTttcgtctttctttctttttttttcaaatcttatGGTGATAATTGGAGTGACAGAATTTAATGGGAGTGAACCTTCGGCTTGATAAATCGCATCATGGGTCATCAGCGATGAGGGCTGACTCTAaaccctgtttgttttttccacaacgctgcacagtgaaaatgaaaatgcattaaTCAATGAGTGATGCGTCTGGTGTGAGTTCAGCAGATCATATTCCGTGCGTTCGGATTCTTCACAGTAACCTGTGTCTCCGGCTCAGTTCCTTCCTGTGGCGTTAGTGTTTGTGAGTGTTCCTGCTCTGGCTGATTTTATTGGGCTTGTTACGCTATAACCTCACGTCTCACAGCCTTCCACTGCCACTTCCATTTTTGCATCGTGCTTAGTCACATGATGAGATCATACTGtggtcagagcaggtactgtTTACTTCTCTTGTGTTTGGATTCTATTTTTCTTCTGTGGAGGAGATGGAACATTCAGTGGACCACGTTATTCCCTACCGATGATTACAcgttaaaaataattattgcaACATGAGCTTATTTCTTTACCTTTTATTATGTTTGGCAACAATATGAGAACAGGTTTTTGTCCACTGATTTAAAAGGACATAAGTATTTTGTACacctgtaaaaaacaaaaatgtggcaGTGGTCTGTCAGACACCTGTGATCCCTGACCGGTGAGCCTAACTTTTCATATTACATCAATGCCTTAGACTTTTATCTTCCCTGATGTTTCAATGTACTATAAGACAATGTATatgggaaatgacaaaaaaaggcaaCCCTTGAAATTGTGGCAAAAacttgaaaaatgtgttgtctttttaaattgaatataaATCAAACAATTAAAGACTCAGAACAAACTGACTCTAACCTTTTCAGAGGCTCAATATACGATCTTATATTTGATGTCACACGAGCACCAGCATCTTGAACCAAaacctgtgcttttttttggccaCGGCTCGGGCTTCTCGTTGGCCACAActctccactttttttttgacgCCTCTTATTTCGACCCCAGTTGTATGACCTTGTGTTCTTTGAGTGATTGGTTGTATGTGTTGGTGTGTGGGTACTGGACGGCTTCCTCAAGCAAGTGTGTCCGTGGTTGCTGTCGTCTTCattgtttctcttcttttttttttgtaccgaAATATGTGCACGCAACCAACTGGACTAGAAACGGAAGCCAAGTAGAAGGCGACTGGGCTCGTAACTGGAGCGTTGCCATTTCAAGTCTTGGTACAGGTCAAGGTACCCAACGCCCATCATCTGCTCACCGCTCCTGCGTCTGGTTTGTGTGTAGTTAGGATGACACACTACACTGTCCAATGACAGCTTTAAGCAACTTTATTTGTCGCCAAGGAAAGTTAGACAGTGGCATTTACAGCTGGTGAGATTATATATACAACCAAAATTGTGAGGTCAGATGTGGAcggctgctgctactgctgctgccgccacaAGGGCACGTGTTCCGATGCTAAACACTACACTAGAGAGCATGTgttgattaaaagaaaagatcAAACGATGCTGACGCATTACTGTAATGGTCTGAGAACTTTTATTTGCAGCACCTCTAGTCCTGCTCAGAATTCAGTGGCATGTTCCCCCGAACAGAAAATGCTGAATCATTCATAACTGTCTGATCTCAAACAGGCTCTGCACCAGTGGAGGCAACACAACTGTTCACTTACCTCCCTGGCACAAAAACGCAAAAGCCTCCTATAGCAAGGTTCACATGAGAAATAAAAGGGTATTACGTTCACAAACACATATTAAAGCGGTGCGGCTTTTTTAAGTACAAGAACTTGTCTCTGCATGGAGTGGACTTTTCGATGAACGGCCACTGTAGCATCAGCAATAACAAATAATGACAAAGGGCAACaggatgattatttttttccaaatccCCTCTGGATAATGCTGCTGGGCTTTTCACTTTTGAGATGTCGTAGCCAAATGTTGCTCTATAGTCTCTCCATCACCTCACTATTCCAGTATTGATCAGAAATAATGTTCCTCTCTCAGATGCTTGAGGTGAGTGATGTTAAAGCAGCATACACGCCAGCAGCTCTCCAGCCATTTTCGGAGCTCAGGGTAGACTCGGCGTTCGCCGTTATACACCGTTTCCAACCGTTTTCTGTGTCATTATTTCAAATAAGAGAAAAAGCATCTCCCCACGTACGGCACATACAGTACGTCATGTATTTATCACACACGTCTGCTTCATGTTTTCAATCTAACTCGTTTGAGAAATGGTTTGCAGTTTGATCGCTGAGAGCTGGGTTAGTCCACGATGATGGTAGTCTTGACTTCATTTTGGCTTCACTCGATCGCAATAACaatgtacaaatgtacaaacacCACGGGCCTCAACCTCACTCACCTTGAGTGAGAAGCCCCATGGCGGGAGGAACGGCACCACTGAgacacaaaaatagaaaaaaacaagaactgcTGTACATATTTAGAGGGAGGATTAACAGCAACGTGGTCCATTTTCCTCCGAGATGCACTAGTCCTTCCGTTGGCTTGGTCCGCGTACTGCTTTTGCCCGCGGTCTTCAGGGTCCAGTATTCAGCAGATGAAGCAACAGCAGAAGGTTAAAAGCAGCTTGAAGTATTAGGCAGGGAGAAGACGCACAGTTGGGAAGGCTGTTGGATGGCAGCGTGGATTGGCCCACCAGCAGTTCATTTCCCAAGACCtgccaggagagagagagagatcagtgTACAACTTCTTTCTTAGATCATTTAGTGCTAAGACTCTGCTAATGTCTATATCGCAATTTTGTATTACTTTACTTTCAGACATGTTATCTTTATGTTTGGGCATCATCTCAGTTTCCTTCCTCGTGTTTATACTATgcacaaaaaacataatttctttCTGTAGAATTTGAAAATGAGTGGTTGTacatagagctgcaactaacgattatttccataatcgattcatctgtcgattatagattgatcggtgttcgtcaaacctggaaatgatgacgttctcaaatgtcttgttttgtctacaaatcaaaatgattaacctttaatgatttctttgttatccagagtaaagaaatgaagaaaaattcacatttaagaagcttcaaCAATCAgaaatcatattttaatcatgaaaatagcttcaaaccaattaatcaattattaaaatagtggtccattcatttagaaatcgattaataatcagcTCTAGTTGTACACCAGTCTTTCCCCTGTTAATCCATCCAgcaaaactaataataattgattgaaACACAGATTCTAAAACATTCGCTACATAGTGAGTGTAATATGTTAAAATGGCTGCACTTTGAACAAACTTTTCTCCTGGAAAGTTTTTACTGCTGAATGTGTGAGCTGTGTGCAGctggtaaaagtaaaaatgtgaccCCCGACCAGCACAGAAAATTGCACACCTGTGTTGGTATGATTTCGTCCAGAAAGCTCCTCTCGGTTTCTATGGTTTGTGGTGGAGAAGTGGCACTCctgttctctctgctgctgtggccgGCGCTGGGTACACTGGGTACACTGAGAGTCGGCTGCTGGTCTGATTCACTTCCAAACGTCGTGAGTGCATTCCCTGAAACACGAGACAATGTGTTAGACCTCAGCAATACGgccttgtgtgtctgtctgtctgtctgtctgtgtgtgtgttgttgttgttgtttttttgagttcCACTCGCGTTTTTGACGATCACGGCCAATGCCTGAAGTTCTGAATTTGGAATTCCGCCTGAGAGCATATGCAAGGCCTAGTTGGGTACGAGCAGCGGCGGgataaaatagaaaagaatCAGTATTCTATTCAAGTATCCAAACTGCACCTGCCTCTCCACATCGACCTCATTAACTCATAGACCATTTGCTCTGGCCAAACAACTCTGAGACCTCTCTCTGTGTATCTTTTCTAGGCAGGAGGCCCGAGGAAAGACTGGCCAAAGAATCACCTCGCCCCATGGGCCGAGTAAAGACACTCGTGGTGTGGACAGGTTCAGTCATACGTACAGTCTGTCAGCGGAAGATGTAAGcagaacattcattcattcattcattctacaatccatgttgtttcttttatgtAGACACTGTAGTTTATTGTACACACCATGATATCACTATTGTCTTAAATCTCACCGTTGCACACCCGTTGTATTCATTCCTCCACTACTTGAAGTTTTTTCAAGACTGTGTGGCTCCACAGCGGATGAAATACAGTGACACAAATCTAGTGCATGGTTTATtaaattttgttgttgttatttttggcagattttagTGTAAAAGCAATGGTTTATATGAGACAGTGAGGCAGGATATCTATACACATTTTGAGCCTCACCTTATTTTATTGTAGAATTAACATTTTCACAACAGTTGTCACATGCTACAGCATTTTATTATGATCAAATGAGTGTTTTAAAGTTGAATTGGAAATCTAAACTAATAATGTGGGTATAAATAGAAGAGTATTGTTTTGCCTCTGCAGTGACGGGGCACTGCTTATATACTCACACTGACGCTGGAAGTGTATGTTTGCTACAGCTGCCCCTGAATGTTTGATGGTCGTGCATGTATTAAGATGTTTATGAATATTATTTTAGCTACAGATTGAGCACTCATTACTTTCAGTTTATAACTGTAAAAAACTCTAAAAATATCTAAAGTTGCATTTTAACATCTTCAGGTAGCCTTACCTGAATGTagttataaaaacacattttattttccaattAGCCAAATTGTAGATTTCGTAGTTTCCAGTTTTAAGGCGTGTACAGTGAAAAGATAAACTGCTCATTGTCGcagtctgtctcacagttggtctttcatttcagataatgaGACTTCTTTAGGTTTTTAAACAACTGTGTTGTGACCAGAAACTGAGCTAAATTTAGCTTTGGAAAGACGAGGGCAGGAAATCTGCTCTTTGCCATAAACGACTTGACCTTGATTAAACTGGACACGTAAACAGCAGACACATTGTTTACCCGTCTGTCATATTAAATACCTGCCTGTAAAAACCCAACCCCTttgccaagaaaaaaaaaaagtcctgatTGACAACATTTCGAGGACAGTGCACACAGCACAGTGACACTCACGGAGACAGACGTTGTTGGTGAAGGTTCCCAGGAAATGATCGCAGTCCTGCCTCTGGCTGCCACTGGCTGAGCAGGAGCACCACGGAGCCACGCTGGACGTGGAGTTGTCCACATAGTTGGGCGTTATCGTACTTCctgcagagcgagagagagagagagaacgcaGCAGCCTTCAATCACCATTAAATATTCATTCTTCCCCCGAGTTATAACACTGTAGTCATGCTTTATTTTCTGAGGCATTAATGGACACTGCACTTCCTGCTCACTGACGTGAAGATGTGAAGATATGTAAAGGGATTCAAGTGTCATTGCGTAGGTATTGcatatattattttatgatgGAATTGAGAAATATGACAATATTCTCTATTTTAATTCACGtcaagtcttttttctttttctttttttctctcaatgcAGTGACGGTGGTTGTGCTTGGCACATGTTTGTGCTGAGGGCTACCATTTGAGGTTGTGGCAGTGCAGTGCATTAGCAGCTGTCACTCCAGTGAGTGGGAAAGAAGACTGTTGTAAAGAAATAATACACCCACACCTTGCATTTTATTGTCTTAGTTTTTTTGGCTTTCgtactgaaaaaaatgtttttacttggaaaaatatttttaatttcatccCAATCTTTATGAATGTTCCCACTATAtctactatacatatatatatatatttctccTTCTCTGACTTATACCTTCATCCACATACCATCTCTGTCCTTGGCGAGCTCTTTATTTCCTTTAAGTTTTTGTGAAGTTTCTCATTCCAAgtctatatttgtgtgtttaactTGGGCACCTACCTATGAGCCCCGTGTAGGCGAGAAGACAGGCTGCATAATTTCCTTGTTTGCAGCCACTGGCGGACGTTTCTGAGGCTTCGCAGTCGTACTGAAACTGTGCCAGACGAGATCTGCGGAAAAAACGGACATACATTAGCAAGAATCCTGGTAGATCCccttaattctttttttttattaaaagtttgatggatcttttttttgttattatttcatacaTTCAGTACACTTTAATAATTTGATCATTTAATTAAGAGTTTGCCCCTCTGACATGAAGACGTATCGTTGGCTGTGGTGGAGACTGAAGGCATTGGACTGTAATGTGAAAGTGATAGAAAGAGTAATATATTTCATTCTCCAGACCTGGGATCATTAGTAAAGCCCTCTGAGTGTAATGGGGCTGTGAAAAATAATGGGCATGACCAGAGATAGCAATGAGCGATAACTCTGATCCATCTGGCTCTTTATCTGTGctaaatatttaatgtgttattCCAACAGGCTCTCTGGGGTGTTCTAACCAATGGGGGTAGAAAGCTTTAGGGTAAAACAGCAGGCCATTTTGTtgattgaatggttgtttatttgGTTTCAAATGGCCATAATACTGAGCCGTGCTGGCCCAAATACTGTACGTATGGTGCATAAATCCAAACTCTATGTCCAAGGAATACTTGAATTAAAGTGGGTATAATGAAGCATTGGCTTTGCTGATTTGGGATATGTGAGTCAAGAGCTGGAACATTAAGCACAGCAAACCTGGGGATTATGAATATATTACAGCAATATGTCAGTGTATGCATAGGAGGCCGTGGCTAAGTGTGAGAAATGGTTTTAATAACAATCACAGACGTCGAGAAAGACTGACGTGAAAATGAATGGTAACCAATTAACAGCTCCTATTTCTCTGACCTGCACACGTAGTCAGCTTTGCAGATTCTCATCTGCGTGATGCAGTTGGGTTTATCCAGGCTTTCGTAAGAGCAGCTGGGTACGATGGTCTGCCTCCGACGCTCTGCACACGCCGTGTCCGTACAGGGGCAGAAGAGCAGCTCGTGTGTGTAATCCGCGGGCACTCGGTCGAAGAACCTGCGCAGAGCCTTGTTGCATTTCGGCCGGTTGCACAGGCCCGACTTGGCAGTGGGTTTGATGCACGCCGAGACATATTCTGTGCGGAGCTTCTGGCACAAGTCGTCCACGTTGCAAGCCTTGGCTGCGTCTAAGCAGCGATTCACAGTTGTCATGCCAATATCTAAGTCTGTGGATGGAAGTGAGGACAAAGGCGATTTTAAATACAAGTGTAAAAACGTAAtggaacaaaagaaagaaaaaaaaagttcatgtgACCCTGTAGAATGTGCTACCTTTTACATATTCACTGTGCCGAGATGTAATCTCATCTCGTCAAAGTTTTTAAAGTTCAGATTGGCGCTTTGGAATGAAAGTTCAACTCAAAGGTGAACGTGtctgtaaataaacaacagaggCTCATTTCCTTAGAACCAGAAAATCAATGCAGTCTGGTCTCTGTTCCGGCATTGTGGAAACAGCACCAATACAAGTTACTCCACAAATGTTCCtgctttaaacatttttttaaaaagtctctAATTAAAATCATGGATTGCCTATTACAGGATATCTACTGTACACTTCACTGTTGCATCCCTCCATTTGTCCATCTGTCTATGCTACTGTAAGCAGTCAATCAAATGCAAGTATCCATTTGCTTTTGTAAAATAAGATTATGATTTAAGGAGGGTTTAATGTGGCCGTGGTCTAAATGTGCGTTGCTCTGCCTTTTATTACCTCTCATTGATCCTTTGGACCATTGGAGATGGCAAATCATGCCACAGCTGAGTCTTTTTTTGGGGGCTATTGATAGAATTGTCCACTTACATTACTGACAAGTTGTGCTATTAAGTGAGCGATGCAGAGTGGAACAGTTTTGACGTAGATGGAGGGAGAGTAGGTGATTTAAATAGGGTCCAGGAAATTGatcaaatatttaatatcaaatcATCAGAAGAGTCGGATGATGTGAAGACGTGTGTAACAAGAGCTCGTGGCAGTCTCGCTGTATGCAACCAAAACAATACGAACTGCACAAACCACTCCCCTTTCTTGTCTGCACCAATGAATGGAGCTCAATACAATTTATGAATGGCCACCTGTGCTGTGTAAGTGACGCCGGGCactttgtgtgaatgtgttgaatGTTACCTGCGAAATGTGCACGCCATTGAGCTTTTTATTTCAGGGATGAGTCATccactttttccccccacatggTTTTCATAAGTTTGTGGGTTGGGTTACATTCATATACTCTAGCGCACATGTGGCCTTAACCCTGAGAGAGGCTCTAAAAAAATGTATAGGCCAGTAAAGTTTATGTCTTGCAAAAGATTTGTTGAaaaccatcattattattattacaaaacaaggttgatatatatattttttttaatgattgtaaATTGTTAGACTGGCAGGCAAAACAAGGGGAATAGATGATATGAAATGTCATTGATTAGTGGTTCTTTATTGGTGAATTGAGGAATTTAATTTGTAACAATCACCatttcataatggattaatctgtcaattattttctcaatttatttagtatttgattggtcgataaaatgtcagaaaatgttgattggtgtatTCAAACCTCAAAATCTTTCGGTTTTAATGATTCcattgtcaaatggagcaatgaaGCCAGAACATAttcttttaatcatttcaaaacttttaaaaccaaataatcaattatcagaatagttgatgattcatttagtaattgattcataattcattaattgttgcagccctagcttgttttaataaatgcattgaGGCTGCTTAATAACAGGAGCCTCAGGCTGTGAGAAACAAAGCCAAATATGAGATATTCTATCATTTTTAGGCAAaagtataaaagaaaaatgacaccattAGTATTCACTGGCATTCACAGATTATGTTACTTCAGCTGAATCTGGGATATAAAGTTTGCTATCCAACAACTGAAAGACAAAGATGCCATTTTGGAGTTGGGGATTGTGTTTAGATGAATACAGAATACgtgtttaaatgtgtctcaGAAACAACAAAGACTTAGATTTGCCTCGGGGGGGAAATACTGATCCCAGGGAAGATTCAGTTGAATCATGTATTCTAGCTTCGGGGTTCagtggtataaaaaaaaaaaaaggtgaaagatAATGAATGTTATTTGGAACTTGCCAGCTGTAATAGAGGCCAAGCGGACATAGTCATAATCCCTCTGCACGGTCTCGTAGGGATAAGGCTCCACCAGGTTTAGTCCTGAaagaatcacacacagacatatagaAACAGTGACTTGAACATCTTaattaatcttaattttaattaaactgaagaaaaacacaaatgctgaAGCTGAACCACGTTGTATGTCTAGAAGATTGCCAATCATTCATTTTTTAGTGATAATTCAATTCTTTTTAATCACGAACAGCtcatattttaacacatttatcgCAATCACGTATTGTAGCTGTTCAGAAAGCTGCTATGAAGTAACCACTGACCGTGTATGAAAGCCTGATGCAGACTCCAGTAGATGCTGAGGCagtttttctccttcttcatgCCTCGTTTACACTGGCAGCCATGTAAAGGGCTCGACATAAGGGCAGACACTGCGTTGGCACACTGGCTCTTGGCACTGGGACCCAACTTCATGTTGCCATTTCCTGCCACACACTGACGCAGCGTCCGCAGGCGTGGGCTGCACGTCTCGTCACTCGAGCACAAATCTCCAGCCATCATGCAGTCTCTGCTGGCCAGCATCACCTCCAACAGCGCTGTGAGAGGAGACATCAGAGCACAACATGGGGGCAGAAAGAAATGAGAGGGTGCGGTCGGAAGTGGAAGGATATTAAATTACACGGAGGCTCCACAGAAATCGCACCATGACTAACAGGGGATTGATCAtctggaaaatgaaaataagtagCTCAATGAAGCTCTGCTCAAGTTGAGGGATAATCATCAGAGGACTGACcatctgaaaaataaaactaaggGGCTACATTGGCAGAAAGTGTGTGCTGACCCAAACCTGACCAAAAAATTCAGAAGTAGGAATCACGGGCCGACTATTACAGGATTGAACATTTGAAATCATCGGCTGAAATTCTAGGATAACCAACGGAGAATGAATATCAGCAAATTGACATGCATTTGCTCATTAAAGGTGGCAATCAAAGGCTGATCCAGTGAAGACTGACTGTGACAAATGAAACGCGGGCGCTTCATTAAACTCGGAGGAAATCACTGCGCTGACAAACACTTGAATGACTATCTGCGATCAAAACCTCAACACTCGCCGCATGTGTACGTCTGCCGATGTTAGAGAATCTGACTTCAGACAGTAACAGATCCCAATTAGTGATGCGCATCTCAAGCAAAAATGAcagcattcatgtttttttagcTGAAGCGAAGGCCTCCATGGTGATGTTGGAACATTTGTTCTCAGACAGCAGATTATGGATAGGATTTGTAATATTCACAACACTTTTAAGGCGTTCAATTACCTAAATTGTTGGCGAATGAATATACATACCAACATGCCAATATCTGAAATGTGTGCAATTAAATACATGTACTGTAATAGCCTACCACTGGCTCACTCATTGTCTTCCTTATAGTTTCACTTTGTGCGTCTTTCAATAAATCAGCCAGTACAAAACAACAAGTATT contains these protein-coding regions:
- the gfra4b gene encoding GDNF family receptor alpha-4, which gives rise to MDLWGVYLSHLITLALLEVMLASRDCMMAGDLCSSDETCSPRLRTLRQCVAGNGNMKLGPSAKSQCANAVSALMSSPLHGCQCKRGMKKEKNCLSIYWSLHQAFIHGLNLVEPYPYETVQRDYDYVRLASITADLDIGMTTVNRCLDAAKACNVDDLCQKLRTEYVSACIKPTAKSGLCNRPKCNKALRRFFDRVPADYTHELLFCPCTDTACAERRRQTIVPSCSYESLDKPNCITQMRICKADYVCRSRLAQFQYDCEASETSASGCKQGNYAACLLAYTGLIGSTITPNYVDNSTSSVAPWCSCSASGSQRQDCDHFLGTFTNNVCLRNALTTFGSESDQQPTLSVPSVPSAGHSSRENRSATSPPQTIETERSFLDEIIPTQVLGNELLVGQSTLPSNSLPNCASSPCLILQAAFNLLLLLHLLNTGP